In the genome of Methanococcoides burtonii DSM 6242, the window ATAACGAAGGTATCCCATATAAATCTGTTTGTACATCAATTTTTATATTTCACACTAATAATTAATGATCCCAATATTTTCACGACAATTAAAAATTTGAAATAATAATTGGTTTTGAGGAATTGTTTTCTTTTTCTTCTTAAACATATCTGGATCATACCTCCATCTATGTAGATCGTTTTTCCAACTTTTCTCTAACACGTGTCTTCAATGTAAACAACTTATCACCCTTGGTATTCTGCTTCATGTAATGCAATATACCCTTAGAGAACCCTATCTTCTTCATTCAACATATCAGAGAGAATTCCGATAAACCCCTCAAACAGAAGCAATATTTATAACCTATTACAATAATTTTGTATTATGTCCTTAACAAACTTTGCTTTTAAAGAAGAGTACAAACGTCTTGAAAATCTCGGTGACAAGCTCTCTGAAATTGAATCTCTCATCGATTGGAAACCATTTCGTCCAATTATAGCAGAGATGTATATCAATAAAACAGAGTTCGGTGGCAGACCAAACGTTGATGAAATCGTCATGCTCAAAATGTTAGTATTGCAACAATGGCATGGCCTATCTGACCCTGAACTTGAAAGACAAGCTACTGATAGAATTTCCTTTAGGAAATTCTTGGGCTTTCCTGCAAAAATTCCAGATCATACTACTGTTTGGGCATTTAGAGAACGAATTTCCCAGGCAGGAAAAGAAGATGAAATCTGGAATGAAATGCAAAGACAACTTAATAAGAAAGGTCTGAAGATCAAGCAAGGTATGATTCAGGATGCAACATTTATACATGCTGATCCAGGACATGCAAATCTTGATACTCCTCGTGGAAATGAAGCAAAGACCAGAAGATGTAAGGACGGTACATGGACAAAAAAGGCATCTAAGTCACATTTTGGATATAAACTACATACCATTGAAGATACCGAATATGATCTGATAAGGAGATATAGGACAACTACTGCCTCAGTTCATGATAGTCAGGTGGATCTTTCTGAAGAAGGCGAAGTTGTTTACAGAGATAGAGGTTACTTTGGTGCAATTTCAAAAGGATATGATGCAACTATGCAAAGGGGAGTACGAGGGCACCCTATTGGTATTAGGGATAAGATGAGAAACAAAAGAATAAGCAGGAAAAGAGCAAAGGGAGAAAGACCTTATGCTGTTATCAAAAATGTGTTTACGTCAGGATTTGTAAGAGTAACAACGTTGGCAAGAGTAAATGTCAAAATGGCGATTACAGCATTCAGCTATAATCTCTATCAATTGAGGACAATAAGAAGAAAATCATTAGGATGAATAGCGGTAGCTATTCAAAAAAGTTGGAAAGTATATAAATAGATACTAGCAAACTGCTGGAAATAGAGAGAAAAGCTCAAAATTTTAGCTGGAAATATTTGCTTTGAAAAAAATCAGCAGTTAATCGCAATTCTCCAGAATTATCCCTTTTATCTCATATTCTATAAATTCTATAAATTCTACCATCCTAACATCCTACACCGAATAAATTGGTAATCATTAGTAATTCAAATTCAATCCCCACCATGTCAACATTTTAAATTTACACAAATAAAATCGAAACAAATTAAAATATCAGCTTACATTGTAAAATATATGACACAAAACAAATGCATCCCGGGCTACCCTTATGTTCGGACCTGCCCAGGCATCCGTTGCAAAAGCTGTAATGGACAGTGTGGCAGAAGGCGTGATCCCAAAGGAAGAAGCAGAGAATATACTGATCATCGTTTCAGTGTTCATCGAATGGGATGCAACAGACAAAAAAAAGATCTACGAATACAACTACGAAGCAACAACACTTGCATTAAAACGTGCTATCGACGGAACTCCTACCGTAGATAAAGCAATTGTTAAAAAGGACAGTGCAAAACATCCATTCGCTTAAATGAACACGTCCTGCGTTAGATCGCAGGACAGCCTTACTATATTCAAAAAAATAAAAAATATAGAGATCACTCTTCTGATCCCGAAACATCTTTTATAACTGAAACATTCGGGAACTTGAAACTACCACTTTCGTGTTCTGGTGAATGCTTTATCGCCAGCACACGCACAATACCAAGCACAAGTATCAGTGCTGAAAGAGCAAATATAAAATTGTGATCGAACTCTCTGGCATACATCCCCACAGCTATCTCACACATAACTATCAGTATTGTAGCATCAGTAACATAGGTCAGCTTAATTCTCTCATGTTCCATGGTAATCAACAAAAGTGTTGAACAGGTCTATCAGTATGAATATAGTGAGAACACTTGATACCATATGATTAAAACCTATATCCAGTGAAGTGAAAAGTGTCAATCTCAGATCGAATACGGTCTTGATCATCCCCACAACAAGGGTCAGCATAAGTATGTACAGGAATAACGTTGTAATTGAAGCGATTATTTTTCTAAATATTTTATTGTTGTCTATCATGATACTACTTGAAGAAGAAAAATGAAGGACCTTCTTTGACCTGAGATTAATTTCTAAATAAACAGAGATATATATTATTTATCAGTATAGAATATAGAAATGTGAGGTACATATATAGAATATATAATAAATGCTCGCTAATATCCTTTTAAAAATAGTCATAAATAATATCGCACATCATTGATAACAAGAAGAAAGGAGGGGATACCATGACTAACAACACAAAATTCACACCGGAGCACTATGAGAAGAACATACATCGGACAATACCACATTATTCCAGCTTCCAAAGGGAGATCATCGACCTTATCAGAACAACAAAACCTGATTGTGAGTTATGGCTTGACACCGGGTGTGGCACAGGATCTTTAATTGAGCTTGCAAATGAGACATTTGATGAATGCAACTTTTACCTGAACGACCCTTCCGAAGAAATGCTGTCATATGCAAAGACCAGACTTGAAAAATATGAAGCTGAAAGGTTCAAATTTACAAATTACACCACTGCAGACCTACCTTTGTCAGGTGTACCGGAATGCGATGTTGTTACAGCGATACAATCTCATCACTACCTGAACAGGGAAGAAAGAGCAAGCATCACAGCAAAATGCTACGGAATACTGAAAAAGGAAGGTATTTTCGTAACGTTCGAAAATACGGCCCCGGAGACAGAGAAAGGAATAGAGATCGTCATGGACAGATTGAGAAGATTCCAGCTCGAATGTGGAAAGGACAGTGTTGCTGTAGAAGAGAACCTGAAGCGATTTAATACCGCGTATTTCCCGATAACCATCGCTGAGCACCTTGAACTGCTAAAAGAGACCGGATTCACAACATGCGAGCTTTTCTGGACATCATACATGCAGGCAGGTTTCTATGCCATCAAATGAAAAAGCATAACAGTCCCCACCGGTAAATATATCCCAGCCTCACGGACAGCACTCACCCTTTCACTATTTTTGCCCTATCCTTTGTCAGATTCGTGAGCTTGTCTGCAAATCCATCTTCCTCACCCTTCCTCACCTTAACAGATAGTTCGACCACATCGCAATAACTCTCCCCTGTGACCTGCCCATATTCCTCAGCCAGCCTTTTGATCGAATGCATATCAGAATAATCAAAGCGAACCAACAAGTCCACCATCTCATGAACCTCAACGATTCCTGCTTCCTCAATTGCAGCAACTGCTGTTTCCCTGTAAGCCCTTGAAAGCCCGCCAAATCCCAGTTTGATGCCACCAAAATAACGTGTAACAACGACAACCGTATTGCTCAACCCCTTAAGCTCCAGCACCTTGAAAACTGGCTTCCCCGAACTGCCAGCAGGTTCTCCGTCATCATCATATTTCGCTACAAGGGCATTGTCATTCTTTATCAGATAAGCCGAAACATTGTGATTGGCATCACTGTACTGTCCTTTGAGATGATCAATAAAGGCCCTTGCCTCCGCCTCACTATCGATAGACCTCACATGACCTACGAAGGTAGAGTTCCTGAACTCTTTTCGGACAACTGCAAAAGAACCTACTGTTTTGTACAATTCAACACCATCGCAATTATGAATGGAAATAACTGCAAATATTTAGAAGGACGGGATACATACAATCGATAACTATAACAAACTATAACCAAGAATTAATTTATGATACATAAAATAGAGGGATTACATGTTATATCGTAAATTTGGCAATGCAGATGAAAAGGTCTCTATACTTGGATTTGGTTGCATGAGACTCCCTGTCATCGATGGAAAAGAAGATCAGATCGATGAAGAAGAAGCGACCAGAATGATCGAATTTGCCATTGAAAAAGGGGTCAATTATTTTGATACCGCTTACCCGTATCATGCCGGAATGAGCGAACCCTTTGTTGGAAAGGTACTTGCGAAAGGCTATCGGGACAAGGTACTCCTTGCCACAAAGCTCCCGTTATGGCTTGTACAAACAAGGGAGGATATGGACAGATTCCTTGATGATCAATTGGAGCGCCTTCAGACAGACCATATTGACTTTTACCTCATGCATGGATTTACCAGAGGATACTGGAACAAAATGAGAGAACTCGGCATGTTCGAATTTATTGAAAATGCCATATCCAGTGGAAAGATAAAATATATCGGATTCTCGTTCCACGACGACATAACGGTATTCAAAGAGATCATAGATGGCTACGACTGGGATTTCTGCATGATACAGTACAATTTCATGGATGAGGACTACCAGGCAGGAAAACAGGGCCTTCAATATGCCAAACAGAAAGGCATAGATGTAGCTATAATGGAACCATTACGGGGAGGTAATCTCGTACAGGTACCTGAAACAGTACAGCGCATATGGGACAGTGCCAAGATAAAACGCACCCCTGCGAACTGGTGTTTCCAGTATTTGTGGGACCAGCCGGAAATAAGCATAGTTCTTAGCGGAATGAGCACTTTTGAGCAGGTAGAGCAGAATATTGCCTATGCTGAAAGAGGAGAAGCAAATTCGCTTACATCCAATGACAAAGAAGTTCTCCAGAAGGTACGCAAGTTCTACAATGAGAAAATGGAAGTCAATTGTACTAACTGCAAATATTGTATGCCATGCCCAACAGGAGTGAATATCCCAGCCGCATTTACCTATCTTAACAGTGCCTCAATGTATGACAATGTTGAGAAAGCAAGTTTTCAATATGGTCTGTTCGTACCCCCCGAAGAAGCAGCCTCGAAGTGTACGGAATGTGGTCTTTGTGAAGAACATTGCCCACAGCACATTCGGATACAGGAGATGCTGAAGAGGGCAGTAACAGTTTTGGAGAATAATCGACATCCCATTAATATATAATTGCGCATATATATTAATGATACTTGGATCGAAATAGTTCTAACCATATCGTTCAACGAAAAGCAGGCTACACCAATGAAAGAAAATAATTCTTTTGCATCTATTGAAGACGTTGCAAACAAAGGGGACATAATCATCAAAAACCATTGGTATTTGAGCGTTTTAAACGTGTCGGAAACAGTAGCATAAAAGGAAGCGGACTTGGCCTTGCAATCGTAAAAAGGATAGTTGACCTGCATAAAGGAAAAGTTGGTGTGGAAGATAATCCTGAAGGACAAGGCAGTGTTTTCTGGGTCACATTGAAAAAAGCATAAATAATTATTAGGACATAGTAAAGGTATAGAAAAATGGGAGGAATCAAATGGAAGAATTCACAACAGAAGAACTTGCAAAATACAACGGCAAAGATGGAGAAAAATGCTATTTTGCATATAAGGGGAAAGTCTATGATGTAACTGAAAGCATGCTATGGGAGGACGGTGACCATCAGGGAATGCATGAAGGAGGAATTGACCTTACAGCTGATCACGAAGATGCACCTCATGATGACGATGTGCTGGAAGATTTCCCAGTAGTGGGAACTTTGAAGGCCTGAAGCCTTCATTTTTTCGAGGCTTTGGTAGCCTCATTTAACTTTTTACCTTATGATAAGCTCAAGAGTAAACAGCTTTTTTTAGATTTTTGTGTCCGAAATGTACATCCCGTGCCACAATAAATACACAATGCGGCAAATTATTCCCATTTAATGGAAAGATATATAAACATATTTTCTGACTTGAACACATGAAAAAATATATTGTGAAATGTCCCGGATGCGGAGAAGTTCGTGATCAATACGCATTACACTGTCCTGATGATGATGCTTTACCACGTACCGAATACTTCAAAAAACAGATCGTGCCAGCGGATATGCCGGGAATGTGGAGATATTACGACTGGCTGCCTGTGAACGGCATAATCGAGAAAGGATCCGGCAGACCTGTGACCTACAAAAGTGAAGGGTTTGCAAAAGAACTGAGATTAAGCGATCTGAATATAACTTTCAATGGATACTGGCCTGAAAATGAAGGTTTCATAAGAACATGCAGTTTTAAAGACCTTGAATCGTTCCCGACCATGCAGCGCCTTTTGGAAAACAATGAAAGGAGGGTGCTTGTTGTGGCATCTGCAGGCAATACTGCAAGGGCATTCGCCCATGTAGCATCAATTACAGGATATCCGTTATTGCTCATAGTTCCAAAGAACAGCACCCATAGGCTCTGGACAACTGAAGAGGACACATCTTCGGTCTGTACGGTAACGGTAGATGGTGACTACTACCAGGCCATCGCAATGGCGGAAAAGATAGCAGCAAGGGATGGTTTTGTCAGCGAAGGCGGAGCACGCAACGTTGCCAGACGTGATGGAATGGGAACCGTGATGCTTGATGCAGTCCTCACGACAAAGAGCCTCCCACAGCATTATTTCCAGGCCGTCGGAAGCGGTACTGGCGGAATATCCGCATGGGAAGCAGCCATGAGGCTCATAGAGGATGGTCGTTTCGGCAATAATATGCCACGCCTTCATCTTGCACAAAACCTTCCATGTGCACCGCTTTATTCAACATGGACCGGGGAACAGACCAATGGGAACTGTCCGGAAGAGATGTACGATGATGTGCTTTTCAACAGAAAACCACCATACTTAGCCACCGGTGGCGTGAAAGATGCCCTTGATGACACTAATGGGATCATCTACGGAATAACGAACAAAGAAGCTGACGAAGCAAGAAAGATCTTTGAAGAGAACGAAGGCATTGACATATTACCTGCTCCTGCAATTGCCTGTGCGGCCATTATGAAAGCTTTGGAAAAAGGCGAGATAAAGGCTGATGAAAATATTGTTCTGAACATTACAGGAGGAGGGCAGAAACGTCTGGAAGAGGAATTACCAACCCGACAGTTGAGTGTTGATCTTGCACTATCCCCAGATGATAAGGACGCAGAGAACAAGATATTGGAAAAGGTCGCTGAACTTTTAAAGAACGGAGGTTATTGAATGAACGATACCATCAAACTGACCATCATGGGCGGCATTGATAAAGCAGGGATCGAAGAACCTGTAAAGCTCGTTGAAATGAACCCCGGAGATATTCTGGGAATAGTCGGACCTACAGGGTCCGGAAAGAGCACTCTTATCGATGACATTGAGCAGCTCGCACAGGGTGATACTCCGACACAGCGCAGGATATTGATAAATGATACCGAGCCTGAGATGGGGCTTAGGGTAGACCCACGCCGGAAACTGATAGCACAGCTTTCCCAGAACATGCATTTCCTTGCTGATATGACCGTTTCGGAATTTCTCCAGATGCATGCCCGGAGTCGTGGAAAGGACCCGGAACTCATGCATCGTGTCATCGAACTGGCAAACCGCCTAACAGGAGAGCCAATACATGAAGATGAGCAGCTTACGGTCTTAAGCGGAGGTCAATCCCGCTCCCTTATGACAGCGGATATTGCGGTCATAAGTGATTCACCCATCGTGCTTATCGATGAGATTGAGAATGCGGGAATAAAGAAGCAGGAAGCACTGAGCTTACTATCCGGTGAAGGAAAGATAGTCGTGGTAGTGACACATGATCCGGTACTTGCACTGATGGCATCCCGCAGGATAGTCATCAGAAATGGCGGAATGTGTGATATCATAACCACAAGTGCTGAAGAAAAAGAGATGTGTAACCGTGTTTCAGAGGTAGATGACTGGCTGATGGACCTGCGTGAGATCATACGGCGCGGAGACCTGGTGGAAGGTGTGGCATGAAACTTGTAGTGGTTGCAGGAACCCCGGGTTCCGGAAAAACGTCAGTATTACTGCATACAATAAAGGCATTGATAAGAAGGGAAAACAAGCCGGCTGTTGTCAAGGTGGATTGTCTCTGGACAGATGACGATAAAAGATTTGGAAGGCTCGGAGTTCCCATACGTGTAGGCCTTGCAAAGGATATGTGTCCTGACCATTTTACCATATATAACACCGAGCCAATGATAGAATGGGCTGAAAGAGAAGGTGCAAATGTGTTGCTCAACGAGACTGCTGGATTGTGCCTGAGGTGTGCACCATATCCAGACTCCTGTCTTGCTGTCTGCGTGATCGATGTTACCACCGGGCCGAACACGCCTTTAAAAGTAGGACCACTACTGACAACCGCAGATGTTGTGGTAATGACAAAGGGAGATATTGTCTCACAGGCAGAACGTGAGGTTTTCAGAGAGAGAGTACTGGAAGTCAATCCTGATAGTATGGTCATAGAAGCCAATGGACTTACAGGCAAGGGTGCCATCGAACTTGCCGAACTTATAGAGAACAGCGTCGAAACAGTAGAGGACATGGAGTTGAGATACAATCCACCGCTTGCCATCTGTACTCTTTGCAGTGGCGAAAAACGTGTGGGACGTAAGTATCACATGGGAGTTCTCCGGCATCTGGACGGTTTCATGGAATACAAGGGGGAATGAGCATTGGATGACCTATTGGAACTCCTTCCGGGATATAATTGCGGCAAATGTGGATACCAGCAATGCAGGGACCTTGCTGAGAACATCAGAACAGCCGATGATATCAGTCGTTGCCCGTTCATGGGAAAACAGCAATTCGCAAAGAACAGGAAGAAGTTGAAAGACCTTCTGAAGACAACGGTCAAACGCCTGGACATTGTTGGCGTTATTGATGGAATTGAAGCTGATTTCACCCTTGCACCGCTTGAGGGTGAGCCGACCTGCAGAGAAGACATTCACCCAATAGACGGCACCGAGTTTAAAGCAGGCGACTTTGTAAGATATAGACCCCTTGGCTGTCCGATAACACATTTTGCAAAGGTGATTGCATCAGGAAGAGGGATGACCACGATTCACATGGTAGGCCCACAGCAGCGTCTCGGAAATGAGGATATTGAATTCATCGATGGAGGTATCTGCCTTATATTCGCTTTTGACGGAAAGATAGAGCAAGGGCGTATCCCAAAGGTCGCCGAGACCGTGAAGTTCATCCCCACACACTGCATGATGCAAAAGGTTCACTCCGGCATTGTTGTCGGCATAGAGGACAGGAACATAAGGATAGAAGCTATCGATCTTAAGGTGTGGTGATACAAATAGATGCCAGTACAGCAGTGTTTGACAGTCTAAAACTGACAGGAGTGGACCTCGTAGTGAGTGTCCCATGCATAAACCTGAAAGATGTACTCACCATGATCGATAACGATCCTACGATGCTACATATTCCGGTCACACGTGAAGAGGAGGGCGTGGGCATCTGTGCCGGAGCTTACATGGGAGGAAGGATCCCCGTAATGCTAATGCAAAATTCGGGACTCGGAAACTCGATCAATGCTTTGGCATCATTGAACAACCTTTTTCATATCCCGTTACTCCTTATAATGAGCCACCGCGGCTGTGAAGGGGAGACGATCTGTGCACAATACCCAATGGGACAAATGACACCTTCATTACTCGATACCCTTGGCATACCATATGTCGTTCCCACCATCGATACTGTGGAAGATGCAATACACTATGCGTGGAGAATAGCCATTGAAAAAAAGAGACCTGTAGCAGTTCTTCTTGAGATCGGGTTCTGGGAGGCAGAATGAGACGTTTCGATGCCATTAAAGCGATAGTTCAAAAGGCAGAAGACAAGGATTCACTCCTCATCTGCAATATTGGATACCCTTCCCGCGAACTACATCACCTGAAAGACAGGAGTGCGAATTTCTACATGCTGGGCTCAATGGGACTTTCATCATCCATCGGCCTTGGAGTTGCCCTTTCAGTTCCCGACAGACATGTCATAGCAATAGACGGGGACGGTTCGGTCCTGATGAACATGGGAAGTCTTGCCACCATTGCACACCAGCATCCTGAAAATTACCTTTTGGTAGTGATAGACAATGGAGCCTACGGTTCTACCGGAAACCAGCTCACAGCCACAGCTCTTGGCACCGACCTTGCAATCGTTGCAAAAGGAGCTGGTATCGATGAAGTTCATAATACTTTCAGCGAAGAGGAATTCAGGGAGAAACTAAAAAATGTTGACAGGGGAGTAATTGTGGTGCACGTTGATGCAGGAAATTCAAAAGTTCCTGTGATTCACCTGACCCCTGAAAAGATAATCGAAAGGTTCATGTCCGAATGCGCTCGACCATCGATGTCATCCTGAAGGAACCATCAAGTATCTGTTCTTTTAACTTTTCAGATAATTCCAGAGCCCTTTTCTTATCAGACTGACGCAGGACGATAGGAACATTTGTGGACTCCCCTCCAAGCTCAAAATTGATGGAGCCAAGATTGGCAGTGAAAACATCGGTCACACACAGAGTGGAACAAAGACCGCAATTGAAACATGTGTACCGATCAAGTTTTACCTCACCGTCCCCAAAACTGATAGAAGCCATGGGACACATCTCCGCAGGTTCACACAAAGTACAGCCAATGCATTCATCCGGGCTGAAGTCTATCGCAAGGTCCGTGCCTTCCCACACATCGCCATAGTCGGAATAACCAACACATGCCCTATTATCAACGGCCATTACCGGCATCTTAAGCTGCCTGTCACGTTCCTTTATCGATTCGAGCACTGAATCACTTGTCACAGGAACAGGCACAGCCCAGGAAACAATACATTCCGGACCGGCTGAAGTGGAAAAGCCGCCCATGTATTCAGGTTTCATCTCATGCATATCCGCAAAGGCAGTAAGGTTAGGTTTTTCCGCACTGCTGCGGGTCCCGGACCCCATTATGAAACCTTCGGAGCCGTTCATGAGCATACGTGTCCCAATCCCAATAGATTCCAGGAGAGGATCGTTCTTAACCGGATTTATCTGACCGCAACCGGAAATAGTAGCCTCTGTAAGCCTTGGACCAAACTCCATGGCATGAAATATACTGGCTGCTGGCTCATCCGAAGTGTTCACAAATGCAGAATAGTTCTTGAAAGCATGCCTTGTGCCGTAAAGCATAGCATACGGCATACCATCAAGTGTTACCTGCGTCTTGAACGACTCACCATTATCAGTAATTACTTTGACCTCCACAGTCATCCTTTCTGCAAGGTCACGGAAAAGATGACCTGCACCATATCGTGAGTCATCTACACTGTGGTCTGTACCGAAAAGCATCAGGTCAAGAATGCCAAGCCTTTCGTTCGGGCATGGTCCAACGTGTGCAGGCACACCATTCATATAGACTTCTTTTGCACGTAAGAAACTATGAGAAGACTTCACAGGAAATGATAGTATCGCGTATGTGCCACTCATTATGGCACGCGTGGCTGCTGTCACAACATCCACATCTTCAGCTCTTATATCTTCCCCACTATCCACAAGATCACAGACCTGTTGAGCGGTAAGCACAACTGCATCTCCTTTTTCGATCTTGCGATTTATCTGTTCAATGCTTTGTTCCATGAGATCACCTGATCATTTCTGTTAAATATCCCCACCTACGAAAAGAGGTGTTACCTTTGATATCATTTCTGGCGAACCCATAAGTACAAGCACATCACCTGAGATCAAAACAGCATCAGCATCAGGATTTGCTATGACCTCCGAATTTCTTCGGATAGCAAGCAAAGTGACACTGTACTTTTTCCTGAGATCAAGCTGTAATAGATTTTTGCCAACTGCAAAGGAGGATGCTCGCACTCTCAGATTGGTAATATCCATTTCCGGCAGATCGATCTCCATGTCATAGATGCTCATAGCACCTGAAAGTGTCCTGAACATCTCATATCCATCTGAACGTATCTCCGAAATGAACTTCTCGATCTCATCCTTAGGAATGAGGTATCGCTTCATCAAACGCACGAATATCTCGATCGACGTTTCAAATTCTTCAGGTATTACTTCGTTGGCACCCAGCTCATAAAGCGGTTCCATTTCCTGAAGATACTGGGTACGTGCGATAATATGAATATTGGGATTCATCTTACGTGCTAATGAAATAGCCCTCCTTGTGCCTGCAGGATCAGAGATACAAACGACCATTACCCTCGCGTCTTTGATATCCGCATGTTCCAGAACACCTCGCTGGGATGAATCACCATAATAAATGAGCTCACCTTTTAGCTGCTCCTTCCTTACAGTCTCAGGGTTCGTATCAAGAACAAGATAAGGAATACCTGCAATCGTTGCAGCTTTTGCAACTGTTCTGCCATTAAAACCAAATCCTGCAATGATAAGATGATCTTCCAGATGCCCTTTCTTGTCAAGCACCGCCATCATTTTACGGGAATGAAAGCCACATTTCATTTTTGAAGGGATAGGAAGGTTCACAACTTTATCCGCAACTTTCGGGGATATGGACATCACTGAGGATGTGACCGCCATTGTAAGAATGGAGACCACAAGGAAAAGCTGATAGACCTCATCGGTGAGCAGCCCATACTCCACACCGAACGTGGAGAGAACGAAGGAGAACTCACCTACTTGTGCAAGACCAAGTCCTGCTATTACAGCCGTATGCAAAGGGAAGCCAAGCAGATACGAAGACAGCCCTGCAATTACCGATTTTAGCAATAGTACACAGGCTGCGATAATTATGAACAGGAAAGGATCATTGAAGAAGTAATCAAGGTCGAGCAGCATCCCTATGGATATGAAAAAGAAGCTCATGAAAATATCACGGAACGGGATCATGTTGCTGAGTGCCTGATGACTATATTCAGATTCAGAGATTATAAGCCCTGCAAGGAATGCGCCCAGAGCAAGGGACAGACCCAGACTTGACGTTAGCCATGCGACAGAAAGGCAAATGACTATTATACTGAGAAAGAACAATTCGGAGTCCCTTGTTTTTGTTATCTGGAAAAGTACTTGTGGAACGATCCATTTTGCGCTTGCAAAAACAAGAATTACCAAACCGATCCCTTTTGCGAGGATGGGAATGAAAGCAGCATCTGACATGGAACCAGCGCCTGCGAGGAAAGGAGTGATAAGGATCATTGGTACGACAATGACATCCTGATACAATAGAACTGCAAGTGAAAAGCGACCATGAGGTGCCTGAAGTTCCCCCCGGTTCTGCAACAGTTTAAGGACGATGGCAGTACTGCTCAGAGAGAAAAGGAAGCCAATGAAGATCGATTCGCCTATCCCATACCCCAGGTAGTTAGCAATGGAAAAAACAGCAATAGTTGTAAGAAATACCTGAATAGAGCCTCCGAACACGACCGCTCTTTTCATCTTCCAGAGATCTTTAATGGATAACTCCACACCAATAGTGAACAAAAGAAGGACAATACCTATCTCCGCAAGCACCTCGACCTCTTCAACAGCATCTATAAAACCATACCCATGAGGACCTACGAGCATTCCGGTAAAAAGAAAACCGACGATCATGGGAATGCGAAGGCGATGACATAAGTAAAGGACCACTATGGACAGACCGAAAATTATAGTAAGATCGTTTATTATCAAAGATACCACCAATCATTTTCCATTTGGTTCATATTATAAGTTAATCAAAATTCCCTAGGACAAATATATGAAGATAAAACAAAGGAACTAAAATAAAGAACTACCGGTACGAAAGTACCGGGAGTTAAGATCAAATGTTGTCCACGCCGAGAAGGCTTGC includes:
- a CDS encoding cation:proton antiporter, yielding MVSLIINDLTIIFGLSIVVLYLCHRLRIPMIVGFLFTGMLVGPHGYGFIDAVEEVEVLAEIGIVLLLFTIGVELSIKDLWKMKRAVVFGGSIQVFLTTIAVFSIANYLGYGIGESIFIGFLFSLSSTAIVLKLLQNRGELQAPHGRFSLAVLLYQDVIVVPMILITPFLAGAGSMSDAAFIPILAKGIGLVILVFASAKWIVPQVLFQITKTRDSELFFLSIIVICLSVAWLTSSLGLSLALGAFLAGLIISESEYSHQALSNMIPFRDIFMSFFFISIGMLLDLDYFFNDPFLFIIIAACVLLLKSVIAGLSSYLLGFPLHTAVIAGLGLAQVGEFSFVLSTFGVEYGLLTDEVYQLFLVVSILTMAVTSSVMSISPKVADKVVNLPIPSKMKCGFHSRKMMAVLDKKGHLEDHLIIAGFGFNGRTVAKAATIAGIPYLVLDTNPETVRKEQLKGELIYYGDSSQRGVLEHADIKDARVMVVCISDPAGTRRAISLARKMNPNIHIIARTQYLQEMEPLYELGANEVIPEEFETSIEIFVRLMKRYLIPKDEIEKFISEIRSDGYEMFRTLSGAMSIYDMEIDLPEMDITNLRVRASSFAVGKNLLQLDLRKKYSVTLLAIRRNSEVIANPDADAVLISGDVLVLMGSPEMISKVTPLFVGGDI